In the genome of Deinococcus deserti VCD115, one region contains:
- the rsmI gene encoding 16S rRNA (cytidine(1402)-2'-O)-methyltransferase, with protein MSPIPEGPRVWLVPTPVGNLGDITLRALNVLRAADAVACEDTRRTGALMAFLGIRRPLVRLDAHTMHRAPQVLERHARLAYVSDAGTPGISDPGAELVRAALDADIPVEVLPGATAFVPALVLSGLPGARFTFEGFLPRSGRERKSRLALIAARAETSVLYESPHRLLATLTDLAAACGPLRPASVTRELSKRFEETRRGSLQDLAQHFSGPVKGELVVVVEGRPEGEPDPSQPVTDPAQLAREWAQAGLGVRDIRDRLTAQGLRKNDAYALALQATQN; from the coding sequence CAATCTGGGTGACATCACCCTGCGCGCCCTGAACGTTCTCCGTGCTGCCGATGCGGTGGCGTGTGAGGACACCCGGCGGACCGGCGCCCTGATGGCTTTCCTGGGCATCCGCCGGCCCCTGGTGCGGCTTGACGCCCACACCATGCACCGCGCACCTCAGGTTCTGGAGCGTCATGCGCGGCTGGCTTACGTCAGTGACGCCGGGACTCCGGGAATCAGCGACCCGGGCGCCGAACTGGTGCGTGCCGCCCTGGACGCTGACATTCCAGTGGAGGTGCTGCCAGGAGCCACGGCGTTTGTTCCCGCGCTGGTGCTTTCGGGATTGCCCGGTGCCCGGTTCACCTTTGAAGGCTTTCTGCCGCGGTCAGGCCGCGAACGAAAATCACGCCTTGCCCTGATCGCGGCCCGTGCAGAGACCAGCGTGCTGTATGAAAGCCCTCACCGCCTGCTGGCCACGCTGACGGATCTGGCGGCAGCCTGCGGACCTCTGCGGCCGGCCAGCGTGACCCGCGAATTGTCCAAGCGTTTCGAGGAAACCCGCCGCGGGTCCCTGCAGGACCTGGCTCAGCATTTTTCTGGCCCGGTCAAGGGAGAACTGGTCGTCGTTGTTGAGGGCAGGCCCGAAGGTGAGCCTGATCCATCGCAGCCTGTGACGGACCCTGCCCAGCTGGCACGGGAATGGGCTCAGGCGGGACTGGGGGTCAGGGATATACGTGACCGCCTCACCGCGCAGGGTTTGCGTAAGAATGACGCTTACGCCCTGGCGCTGCAGGCCACCCAGAACTGA